Sequence from the Mytilus galloprovincialis chromosome 10, xbMytGall1.hap1.1, whole genome shotgun sequence genome:
tGGAAGCAAATCTGAGTAACTCCCCTGGTCAGATGTAGGACCAGGAAGATATATCATACTTTTGTAGTGGTGTATAACTGTGAACAGTTTCATCAATATCTGCATAGCCATATAGGAGAAGCCCTTTAAAGGCAAATGAACAATAGATAGATGGAGGCAGGGTGGTTCCTATTTTgggtaaaataatatatttaagtatatatacacattttacaTCTTAACAAGTCACCCTAAACATGCTAAACTAATAAAGTGATAACTTTTTTAAAGGTTGTTTCCACAAGTGACAAAACCAAACACATAGTGCCAAAAATTGACATGCTAAAAATTTTACTACTTGGTGATTAAAACTGCTAAAATATCCCTTCCCcataatatttcaattttaggtATGTCTTAGAATATCACAGTCTTGAATTTGATTCAGATTAAATTAATTGAGTATAACTTCAGTTTACTTCGACTTAGAATTAGTTGCTGGATTTGTCCTTCTTCCAATGGCTGGTTTTGACCTTGCTGCTACAACTCTGGCACGAGATCTTTCCCTTTCAGCCTTTTGctacaaaaatattgtttttaaatattttatttaccagATCTTATACTCATGCAAATATCACATTTTTAACAAGCAGATATTATTCATTGGGAAAAAAACCTtgattcttttcttttattttattcattttttttggtaaataactCAAGTCACCATAAACTAATAAAGTGATAAAATTAGTAAATAAGTAATTTAGATTTGAAACACAACTTTTAAATTCCAAGTAAAGAACATCTGTTCTAATAAAGTCAATTTGTTATTATGATATTGggtttttacaaaattgttgacATTGCAAATAAAAAAGAGGAGACatgctgtcaaaaatagtattataattaatgttaataatctatatatattttttttctttcaatgctacatgtttgtagtgtttaatgtctatcgttttgtaattaatatgcctgtctggtttttttttctacttattttaTAGAACTTACTCTCTCTTGATAACGACGCTCAAAATAATCCATGTCTGATTCATCTGGTCGTCTCATGGCAGACATTCTCTCTGCTAAATCTTCATCTATCTCTGGCTCTGTACCAcctaataaaaattaaaacttaatttgttaatatctactttagaaaataaaacaaaatttttattgatgtaatTTGCCTCCCCTCtcccctttttccaaaaaaaaaaaacaacttcaaaaaaaagaaaagaaaagttaCTGCAAATAATGCTAAACAAGGAAAATAGACATTAAACAATTTTGGATTTACTAGCATATTGATTTTTATTAGAATGTTTCTTCTGAAATGAGAAGTTTTTGCTCTATAATACTGATATTCCCTTGACTGACTGTTCATTAGCTttaacatacctttaatggctCTTTGATTCATCCTATGTGTCTTGATGGATTGTACATTAGCTCTCAGGAAAGGATGGTCATGTGAGGTTATAGGTTGTTCTAAAAATTCTTTTGATGGTGCACCTATTAAAACAATATAATGCTCAATATGTTTTCCCTTGTAGGTTACACAAATAGACTTAACCTTTCGaaaatttcttttgttaatttttaattaataatttgtatttcagttttctttttaaatcattcAAGTGATATTAGATGGTATTTGATCTTTTGTTTTGTATGATACCAAACTAGCGTCTCCTTTTATTcacaataaaataataatgaacaGTGAAAATATTGCTCTGagaaattttattacatttcttCTAGAGAAgacagaaatttgaaaaaaaaataattgaaaaattaattacTAAATGGTGTTAAAAAATTACAGCTTATCGCATAGTGATACCTATTCCACTTGGATCCAACCTCATATATCCATCCATCAATGATGAGAACCCTGTTAGACCACCCATGGCCTGGTATGGAACATCTTGACCTACAGGATGACCTCTAGCTAACCTTTCATCTTTAGTTTCAGCTATCATATGATGTGAATGATAAGGTTCACCACATCCGCATGTGTAGGAGCTCCTAAATTCTGGGCATTTACAGCCTCCTGTTCATAAAAAAGTAGgataattttacttttacaagtcactattgaaataaaaatattgaagtcagattgttttattttattctttactaaaaaattatttctattatattcaattttttggttgttaaaacaataaaataaaataatgtacatacaaacaaaagGATGGTAGATAATTTAGGGAAAAAACTTACCTGATACACTTAATTTACATTTGTGAGGTTTTTTAACTGAATGTTCATCTGTAAAATGTTTACAAGAACATCTGATTGGTTGTGTGCCATTCTGTGGAACGTAATGGTAACTAACACAGCCACATCCTTTAACTTTACATGGTAACATTATAGGTCTCTCTGTCGGAATAGTAGTGAAGTCTGTTTTATGTTGTCTAAATCTGAAATAGAATTGAAATCAAATACAGTGTTTGTATAGTTTTATTTGGCTCTGTAAATTTCTAGGaattatttaatatacaaaaaaaaattattccacTCTTATAACACCTACATTATAAATCTATCTGAGAGCATGCATTTTTTTTGGAGAAAACAAATATAGAAATCTCTATACATGCAGTCCTAAACTGTATTTCATGTGCATGAGAGTCTTTTCATAATATTAAAGCATCATAAAAATTGTACCCAACAAAAATGCAAATATGTACATTATATACATTAAATTAGTATAAAAGTCAAGTATAATGATAATGAACATTACAACTGCATAAAAGTTACACCtgatgaaataaaatacaaatgcacATGGTTAAAAACaatttcttgtcattttttttcaatcaacttAGTGAATCCTTTCTTACCTATGTTGACAAAAGCACAATGTTTCTGGTCCAATCATCTTACAGTCCATACCAGTGGAATTACTAAAGGATACAAACACCCGGTTCTCCATTCTCTGAAGAAAATAGGatataatattaaacattaattaaaataaatttattcctGGTTGTGCCATTTTAAAAATTGTGCACATGCATGCATCATATGTTATTTCTGTTGTTTATTTCAGATATCTGAGATTAAACAGTCCCTTTATAATCAATAATACATGCTGTTTTCCTCGTCTCCTTTTATCTTATAGGTTTAAGTCTCAGCCTAACCTGTATTTTCTTCATCCCTAAAATAAAACCTAATTTTTTAAGATGAGCTTGAATAAAAGGCAGTATGTAGTTACAATTTTATTAACTGTAAATGTTTTGCTTTGAATCCCAATgaacattttgagaatttttttaaagaatataccATTTAATTTCTACCAAAAATCTTGCATATTTAgaagtttatttaaataaatgtacatgACAATGTAAATTTGTGCTTACAATGTAATTACttctcaaaataataataatttgggTTGACattaaatcattattaaaacactgagtaaaaccaataagttaCAATGATATGTAGCTGACCAAGAACATAtatggaaaataaaaacaaataatatgtaTGAAGTTTTTTATAGTGATCAATTCACATGGCAGGACACATTTccattatatatgtattaaacCCTAAATGGTTTGAAGTCTTAGACACATTGCTGACTCTACAGATGTGTATTTTACAATGGCTTATAATGTTGGTGGATCTGAAGCAGAAGTTACAATTCCCGCCACAGATTGAAGTAACAAACCAGAGACCTGACATCGTCATTTGGTCCACCTCAACAAAACAGTCAATCCTGCTGGAACTAACTGTGTCATGGGAAGAAAGAATAGAAGATGCCAACGAAAGAAAGAGATTGAAGTACCAAGACCTACTTGCAGAATGTAGAGACAATGGATGGAGGGTTTGGTTATTTCCAGTGGAAGAGGGAAGCAGAGGGTTTGTTGGAAAGTCTATGTGGCGAGCACTTGGTATTGTTGGAGGGGAAAGAAGTAAGCTGATTGGTAACTTGTGTAAAGAGGCAGAGACAGCATAAATGTGGTTATGGAGAAAAAGGTCAGAACAGTGGAAGCAGTAAAGTGTAGAGGCAGGGATGGATAGCCATGTTGTTTCGGGCTGGGACTTGATCACCCCAGTCGGCGCACCTCTGGAGATTGTAGTGGACAGCGCCGAAACAAGCTAAGGAAGGAGGATTCACCTGAAGACGGAACCATGCATCTTTCCAACAGGATGCATTAAGGTAATTCATACTGATCAGGTGTAAACATAAACTATTCTTACCATTGGGAGAACTCTCTGCTTATAATCTTCATACTGATCAAGTGTAAACATAAACTATTCTTACCATTGGGAGAACTCTCTGCTTATAATCTTCATACTGATCAGGTGTAAACATAAACTATTCTTACCATTGGGAGAACTCTCTGCTTATAATCTTCATACTGATCAGGTGTAAACATAAACTATTCTTACCATTGGGAGAACTCTCTGCTTATAATCTTCATACTGATCAGGTGTAAACATAAACTATTCTTACCATTGGGAGAACTCTCTGCTTATAATCTTCATACTGATCAGGTGTAAACATAAACTATTCTTACCATTGGGAGAACTCTCTGCTTATAATCTTCATACTGATCAGGTGTAAACATAAACTATTCTTACCATTGGAAGAACTCTCTTCTTATAATCTTCATACTGATCAGGTGTAAACATAACCCCTCCATCATCATCACCCACAATTCTAAATAAAACATGGAggatattttattaattttgactaCATAACAGGTAATCTTCAAAATAAATTCAATCAATAtcttttaaagattaaaaaaagatttgTGACTACTAGTCTTGTTGCATTATATTAGACTCAAGCTATTCAGatgcttttgtttttttgttcacaaTATTTCTTAACAAAGATATTTTTAGGTTATATCATTTGAACCCTGTTTTTTGCCTTTCACTAGCTTTTTATTGTTTGATGTGTATTTAAATCGTAGGACACAATATACAATGTagggtcaatgtcagaaaaatataaacttttttgtatgagtcCCAGAAACTGGGGAAGGGAGAGGTTTTATAGAGCATGTGCAAAATACATAAGagattatatttttctgacattgaactaatattgtttttatactgctacttttaattattacattgataGCTATTCAAATTGTAAcacaaattcttaattttttttttttttttatagaagctgatttaatttggaaaatcaatacatttacaaaaaatacaaaaagacataCTTTGAACATATAATTACATTccaatatatttattaatcatagttttgttttttttaaagtttttttagtCTCTATCATTTAATATTATTTGTGTAATGACATCATACAGATTCCATTCAAAACACAACATCATAATATATGACATAACATGAATGTTATATAACCCATCAATCAAGTCAaaagtacaggcattttcatgcATGTCTGCAATTTTAATGCCCTGGTGTCTTTTTCATAATCTTAATCATGTGCCAAAATATTTTAGAgccttttgttttttttggttttttttaacgataacaaatattttattcaatcatttcCTGATATATAAATACCTAAGTAGCCCAGGTTGCATACTTAGGGACAAATTCTTAACTTACTTTCCTCACTTCatgaacccctgattgtggaAAAGGGTGTTCACTGATGAAATTGATATTGTACAAAAATCTAGTTGTGTTACTATATTTATGGAATAAACACAACTTGTTGCAGTAAAATTATTATGGATAGTCAACCATTccatcacaggcacttgtctcagaattttttttattatataactttataataagGGGACGAAGTCTCCTATTATACagtagaaaaatttaaaaaaaaaaaaaaagtcgggAAATTTTccttgtactaatgaactcaaaatcgttaacttatttttgtcactttttttaattcccgcatttgcgcagaaatctacttcctttatCGAGTCTCGTTGTCAGGAGACTTACTCAACGGATATATTTATCAGTCTGGTAAAATATAAGAAGGAACAAAATAccaaattcatttttaataattctttgatattaaaaaacattacctgatgatagcgtttcttagTTTACaatgaatatgacgtcataacataaataacgtcacaactaaaatccctaacaacagaaccaaaatcgtaACATTACAGTATTGCCGTGttttttaaaccattttgaagtgtttttttaaccctgtatgctaacattgcccatgtgaaattttaaaattgtttgtataaacactgaacgacaaaaatatgtgacgtataaaattttctgaagcatatatatatttaccatatTATGTGTTAGTATTGTCTTTATGTATCGTATATATTGTgtattgtaattataaatatgcttgatattttattgaataaaatattattattattattaagcaatgaatgtgtttgtagatagatgtttttgtgttctgttaaattgttccttttaaaattgttacactatgatgactgctgtacccatattttgcgGTACctcgaatgaccgaataacacttgtaatgaccgaataacacttgaaattttaatattggtgacttttaaactttgattagtgaattattatatattatcgatgcattttataactttaaaatgatttacaaaaagcagataagttcataaaaaacttttaaatttagcGTGCACATCGaaaatgggcgcgaacggacctgataccagAAATCACAATGGCCACCATGTTCGATGTACacactaaatttaaaatgatCTTTATGAAATTATCTGCTATCTGTAAagcatttttaagttataaaatacatccattatattatatttttattaaataatcaatGTTTTAAAGTCACCAATTTGtactaatattaaaatttcaagtgttattcggtcattacaagtgttattcggtcattcgtgttaccccatattttgactattttattgattatgtctttttagttcacgcatcatggtaaatataacggaatttgatgagtctgtcaacaaagtgagaggtttagcgctataaaaccaggtttaatccaccattttctacatttgaaaatgcctgtaccaagtcagtaatatgacagttcttgtccatttgtttttgatgagactgtcaacaaagtgagagatttagcgctataaaaccaggtttaatccaccattttctacatttgaaaatgcctgtaccaagtcaggaatatgacagttcttgtccattcgtttttgatgtgttttgtcatttgattttgccatgtgattagggactttccgaattgattttcctctgagttcagtatttttgtgatttttctttttacattaaccatgttaaccaacTTTAATCAATTATTTTTGCTCGTGTAACACCTTTTATACTCAGCATATGCATCCACAGCAGATGCTGCAgatttgtcaaattttaaatgaTATTGTCTAGCTGCCATTTTGGTACAAATCTTTATCGTGTGATAGTTCAAATTCCTACGACTCTAGTCGCCATTCGTAAACGTGACTAAGGAACTTCGGTGTTTTCTAGACTCTTCGATCTTTTCTGTAAAAAAGGCCAATCGACATACAATGTTCTCGCCAGAACATTCCTTTACCATACCTTAAAGAGGTAAAAATAAAGACCAATTTAAACTTTAAACAATAGAGAACCAGAAAGGACTGGAACTGTCTGACAAAACTTCATTCAACttattgaaaaattcaaagtatctGAAAACAGGAAGCAGGTGTCTGAACTTTGAAAGAGAAGTCCACACACATTACAACTCACCATAGTCCAGCTGCTTCCGGTCAATTTTTCGGTAAAAAAGcatatttaaatttattatgtTTCTGTTACCTGTTACCTAATCTGTAAGTTCCGCCTCTGTCAGGCGCACCACCATACGGTGTAACTTGGGAGTTGCTATATACAGGGGCTCAATCACACCTTAACTACATGATTTATAATGGGTTTCATCATGAATTTTATGTTAACCAGGTATATACAAATAGTAACCATAAATGGGAAGTTAATATATACTTTAATGGgaagttaatatatattttaatgggaatttaaatttactttaaatcatgggaaatttaatatataaactttaaGGTAAATATGTACATGACTCCACTCCTGGCTTATTCATACTTCTACTTGCACAGTTCAAAACAGTTCTTCACATGGAATTAATCACAGTTTCAAGATTATTGTCAATTGAATAATGATGATAATTAGGTTATTTGAAGTAGCGAAGCTCTTCTTTGATGTAGTCTATAACAATAACCTCTAGATACACATTCAATATTAGAGATGTTGGATTCGTCTAGGAATTCAAAGGATGAACAGTCAATAATAACTTTGAGTTGTAAGTCTTCTGATGATAATATTTCATTATACACTTCCATATCAACACAGTCATATAACTTTACTAGTATAATATTTAGGAAATGTTCCTGTATGTCTCTCAATTTTTCACAATATAGAAGGAAATGTTTAATGTCCTCACTTCCTTTGCCACATAATTTACATGCTGAATTAGTTCCACCAGATCTGTCGAACTTAGCTCTGTCATGCTGTAAGGTATAAGTTCCACACATGATTTTTGCTTTTATGCTGGCCATAGTTGAAGTAAACGGCTCTGTTCCACAGCTATCCCAGACATTGTGGGTTTTTCCTTGAGTGATATTATTGACATTTAAAAACTTTAGAGATGACTTTGATTTTACATCAGATTTTAGAAGATCAATCCAATACGAAGAGATAGattttcttacaatatttttcCACTCGATTTTCCCCGGAGGCACATTAATAAGATCATGTGGTGATGGTAAGCCATACTGTTCTGTTAAGTCAATAATTTTGACAAACCAACTATTTGAATCCCTTGGCATTACAGCCAGTTGTCTTATAGCAACATCACGCTCGACAGAACCATGGTTTCTGATGATATTACCGAAAAAATTCAGCATACGCTTATGCAATTCAGCCTCAACTGGAATTTGACCGAGAAGTAAGTAGACAGCACTAGTGGAAGTGCGCTCTGGCAAATGCTGGATCTGCTTTAAAAGCTTGGTGTAATATACGGAGAGTAATTTCATATCGGAGACAGAAAGTATTATGGAGTCTAATCCATACAAAAGTCTGGGTAGCACATAAATTTTCACCAGGTGCATAGAGACTTTAGGGTTAAGTCCATTCAAACCATGGA
This genomic interval carries:
- the LOC143047973 gene encoding protein FAM221A-like, producing the protein MAARQYHLKFDKSAASAVDAYAEYKRIVGDDDGGVMFTPDQYEDYKKRVLPMRMENRVFVSFSNSTGMDCKMIGPETLCFCQHRFRQHKTDFTTIPTERPIMLPCKVKGCGCVSYHYVPQNGTQPIRCSCKHFTDEHSVKKPHKCKLSVSGGCKCPEFRSSYTCGCGEPYHSHHMIAETKDERLARGHPVGQDVPYQAMGGLTGFSSLMDGYMRLDPSGIGAPSKEFLEQPITSHDHPFLRANVQSIKTHRMNQRAIKGGTEPEIDEDLAERMSAMRRPDESDMDYFERRYQERQKAERERSRARVVAARSKPAIGRRTNPATNSKSK